Proteins encoded together in one uncultured Desulfosarcina sp. window:
- a CDS encoding [FeFe] hydrogenase, group A: MIGTINGKPVEFSENETILQVAKRNGHFIPTLCEMADLDHTPGTCRVCLVEIQRRNGSGPQVVTSCNTPMEEGMAVLTRTPALREQQRLQVELLLADHNQDCAVCIRHGNCELQDVAQFVGLQQSRYHYPHFYEQRTRDDSSAAIVRDMSKCIRCLRCVKVCREIQGTDALVITEKGLATEISIRDSLPLGSSDCVACGQCILVCPVGALAERDDTETVIDYLYDPRIVTVFQFAPAIRVALGEAFRMPPGENVEGQIVTALKHLGADVVLDTNFTADLVIMEEGTELLHRIEKGGTLPMFTSCCPGWINFAEKNFPEILPHISTTRSPQQCFGSMAKTYLAEGMGIDPKTMRVISIMPCTAKKEEAKRPEFLSKGTPDVDVVLTTREFARLLEREGVDLSVLESSAYDNPWMGDYTGAAAIFGTTGGVMEAALRTVHKVVTGDELEGIEFQPVRGNEKVREAEVDLKNGTPPVKVAVAHSLKAARQMAEMVLAGEAPYHFIEIMACPGGCMGGGGQPRSKKAYQASWQERQNALYAIDRQRAVRQSHNNPLIEKIYDDFLEKPNSHKAHDLLHTTYRKRKRTIKHTMKEIWQEIEAR, from the coding sequence ATGATCGGCACCATAAACGGCAAGCCAGTGGAATTTTCTGAAAACGAGACCATCCTTCAGGTGGCCAAACGCAATGGCCACTTTATCCCCACCCTTTGCGAAATGGCCGACCTGGACCACACGCCGGGCACCTGCCGGGTATGCCTGGTGGAAATTCAGCGTCGCAACGGCTCCGGGCCGCAGGTGGTGACCTCGTGCAACACGCCCATGGAAGAGGGCATGGCGGTGCTCACGCGGACCCCGGCCCTGCGCGAACAGCAGCGGCTTCAGGTCGAGCTGCTGCTGGCCGACCACAACCAGGATTGTGCCGTATGTATTCGCCACGGCAACTGCGAGCTTCAGGATGTGGCCCAGTTCGTCGGCCTTCAGCAGTCCCGCTACCACTATCCTCATTTCTACGAACAGCGCACCCGGGACGACTCTTCGGCGGCCATCGTCCGCGATATGAGCAAATGCATCCGCTGCCTGCGGTGCGTCAAGGTGTGCCGGGAAATCCAGGGTACGGACGCCCTGGTGATCACCGAAAAGGGGCTGGCCACCGAAATCAGCATCCGCGACAGCCTGCCTCTGGGCAGTTCGGACTGCGTGGCCTGCGGTCAGTGCATTCTGGTTTGCCCGGTGGGGGCCCTGGCCGAGCGGGACGACACCGAAACGGTGATCGACTATCTCTACGACCCGCGCATCGTCACCGTCTTCCAGTTTGCCCCGGCCATTCGCGTGGCCCTGGGAGAGGCCTTTCGCATGCCCCCCGGCGAGAATGTCGAAGGCCAGATCGTCACGGCCCTGAAACATCTGGGGGCCGATGTGGTGCTGGACACCAATTTCACCGCCGATCTGGTGATCATGGAGGAGGGCACCGAACTGCTGCACCGCATCGAAAAAGGCGGGACCCTGCCCATGTTCACCTCCTGCTGCCCCGGCTGGATCAACTTCGCCGAGAAGAATTTCCCGGAGATCCTGCCCCACATCTCCACCACCCGATCCCCCCAGCAATGCTTCGGCTCCATGGCCAAAACCTACCTGGCCGAGGGGATGGGCATCGATCCCAAAACCATGCGGGTGATTTCCATCATGCCCTGCACGGCCAAAAAAGAGGAGGCCAAGCGCCCCGAATTTCTCAGTAAGGGCACTCCGGATGTGGATGTGGTGCTGACCACCAGGGAATTTGCCCGCCTGCTGGAGCGGGAGGGAGTGGATCTTTCGGTCTTGGAGTCGTCGGCCTACGACAATCCATGGATGGGGGATTACACCGGCGCCGCGGCCATCTTCGGAACGACGGGCGGCGTGATGGAAGCCGCCCTGCGCACGGTTCACAAGGTGGTCACCGGCGACGAACTGGAGGGAATCGAATTTCAGCCGGTGCGCGGCAACGAAAAGGTTCGCGAGGCCGAGGTCGATTTGAAAAACGGTACGCCTCCCGTCAAGGTGGCCGTGGCCCACAGTCTCAAGGCGGCCCGGCAGATGGCGGAAATGGTCCTGGCGGGAGAGGCGCCCTATCACTTTATTGAAATCATGGCCTGCCCGGGCGGGTGCATGGGCGGCGGCGGCCAGCCGCGCAGCAAGAAGGCCTACCAGGCCAGTTGGCAGGAGCGGCAAAACGCCCTGTATGCCATCGACCGGCAGCGGGCGGTGCGCCAGTCCCACAACAACCCGCTCATCGAAAAGATTTACGACGACTTTCTGGAAAAACCCAATTCCCACAAGGCCCATGATCTGCTCCACACGACGTATCGGAAGCGCAAGCGAACCATTAAACATACCATGAAAGAGATCTGGCAGGAGATCGAGGCGCGATAG
- a CDS encoding lyase family protein has translation MAQPFRMETDAIGSVEIPAEALFGIHAWRARENFPNTDRFSQYWYQAVGTVKLACFNTIERFQKAVVKKFGKAPPIKMMAQEKIEALQEAAREVIQGKHFEGFIVPAVQGGAGTSINMNINEILANVALSKIGKAPGTYAEIDPIEDANRYQSTNDVIPTALHVACMQRLPALENRINLLRHEIEKLEAAHRNHLRIAYTQMQAAVPSSLGRLFSTYNEALSRDWWRISRGQERLKVVNLGGSAIGGGLASPRFFVMEAIRELQKLTGLPVTRSENMHDATCNLDPFVEVHGFFTAHAVSLEKMVGDLRLLASDLIEANDIRLPRKQVGSSIMPGKVNPVIPEFVIGCAHKVYANGAMVNGLAARGLLDLNAYLPIIGHAFLDSLELLIAANRTLQENLFCGLEVNAQAAEKKLYRSPSVCTALLPYLGYGKAALLAREMQRSGGSIHEANENLQLIDPEKLEELLSPSNLLKEGFSIHDLVGEMGERS, from the coding sequence ATGGCCCAACCTTTTCGCATGGAAACAGACGCGATAGGCAGCGTGGAGATTCCCGCCGAAGCCCTGTTCGGCATCCACGCCTGGCGCGCCAGGGAGAACTTCCCCAATACGGACCGGTTTTCTCAGTACTGGTATCAAGCCGTCGGGACGGTGAAGCTGGCCTGTTTCAACACGATCGAACGGTTCCAGAAGGCCGTTGTGAAGAAGTTCGGAAAAGCGCCGCCCATTAAAATGATGGCGCAGGAAAAAATCGAGGCCCTGCAGGAAGCGGCCAGGGAGGTCATTCAGGGAAAACATTTCGAGGGGTTCATCGTGCCGGCGGTCCAGGGTGGTGCGGGAACCAGCATCAACATGAACATCAACGAAATCCTGGCCAATGTGGCCCTTTCGAAGATAGGCAAGGCTCCCGGAACATATGCCGAAATCGACCCCATCGAAGATGCGAACCGCTACCAGAGCACCAACGACGTCATCCCCACAGCCCTGCACGTGGCCTGTATGCAGCGATTGCCGGCATTGGAAAACCGGATCAATCTCCTGCGGCACGAGATCGAAAAACTTGAAGCGGCCCATCGAAACCACCTGCGGATCGCCTACACCCAAATGCAGGCGGCGGTTCCTTCTTCCCTGGGGCGGCTTTTCAGCACCTACAACGAGGCGCTGTCCCGGGACTGGTGGCGCATTTCGCGGGGTCAGGAGCGGCTGAAGGTGGTAAATCTGGGCGGGAGTGCTATCGGCGGCGGCCTGGCGTCCCCCCGTTTTTTCGTCATGGAAGCGATCCGCGAACTGCAGAAATTGACCGGGCTTCCGGTTACCCGCAGCGAGAACATGCACGACGCCACCTGCAACCTCGACCCGTTCGTGGAGGTCCACGGCTTTTTTACCGCCCATGCCGTTTCGCTGGAAAAAATGGTGGGGGACCTGCGGCTGCTGGCTTCCGATCTGATCGAGGCCAACGATATCCGCCTGCCCCGAAAGCAGGTGGGCTCCAGCATCATGCCCGGCAAGGTCAACCCCGTCATCCCCGAGTTCGTTATCGGCTGCGCCCATAAGGTGTACGCCAACGGGGCCATGGTGAACGGTTTGGCGGCCCGGGGCCTTTTAGACCTGAATGCCTATCTGCCCATCATCGGGCATGCCTTCTTGGACAGCCTGGAGTTGTTGATTGCCGCCAACCGGACCTTGCAGGAAAATCTGTTCTGCGGGTTGGAAGTCAACGCGCAGGCTGCCGAAAAAAAGCTCTACCGCAGCCCTTCGGTGTGCACGGCCCTGCTTCCCTATCTTGGCTATGGAAAGGCCGCGTTGCTGGCCAGGGAAATGCAGCGATCGGGGGGCTCCATTCACGAGGCTAACGAGAACTTGCAATTGATCGATCCGGAAAAACTGGAAGAACTTTTGTCCCCCTCCAATCTGTTGAAGGAAGGGTTTTCCATTCACGATCTGGTCGGTGAAATGGGGGAGCGTTCATGA
- the hydF gene encoding [FeFe] hydrogenase H-cluster maturation GTPase HydF yields the protein MRGRETRPHIGIFGRTNVGKSSFINAITGQDVSIVSDLAGTTTDPVNKSVELTGIGPVVLVDTAGFDDTSQLGELRANRTRKVLETIDAAILLIANNAISETEQALMDRFQSEAIPFLLVHNKSDLEIWQNACASIPHEVPVFDFSSVSHEDPWPLLRELKRIIPPSAFKRQPLVGDLVAYGDVVMMIVPIDLEAPEGRLILPQVQAIRDILDNDAIAIVLKEREVDVFLKKTGIEPSLVITDSSIFTKADAMIPKDIPLTGFSVMLARFKGDFDAYLEGTPKISELKDGDRILLLESCSHHTSCDDIGRVKIPRWISNFTGRNLHFEIVAGLDDIPGTIQDYSLVVQCGGCMVTRRQLVNRLQPARKAGIPVTNYGMAIAYVQGVYERAVAPFVNQEALEATYL from the coding sequence ATGAGAGGCAGAGAAACCCGCCCCCACATCGGCATCTTCGGCCGCACCAATGTCGGCAAGAGTTCGTTCATAAACGCCATCACCGGCCAGGACGTCTCCATTGTCAGCGATCTGGCGGGAACCACCACCGACCCGGTGAACAAAAGCGTCGAATTGACCGGCATCGGTCCGGTCGTATTGGTGGACACGGCCGGTTTTGACGATACCTCCCAACTTGGCGAGCTTCGCGCCAACCGCACCCGGAAAGTTCTCGAAACCATCGATGCGGCCATTTTGCTGATCGCGAACAATGCGATCTCCGAAACGGAACAGGCATTGATGGACCGGTTCCAATCCGAAGCGATCCCCTTTTTGCTGGTCCACAACAAAAGCGATCTGGAGATTTGGCAAAACGCCTGCGCTTCGATTCCCCACGAGGTGCCGGTATTTGATTTTTCCAGTGTTTCCCATGAAGACCCCTGGCCGCTGCTGCGTGAGCTGAAACGCATCATCCCCCCTTCGGCATTCAAACGGCAGCCGCTGGTCGGCGACCTGGTTGCCTATGGCGATGTCGTGATGATGATCGTGCCCATCGATCTCGAAGCTCCGGAGGGACGCTTGATTCTGCCCCAGGTGCAGGCCATCCGCGATATTCTCGACAACGACGCCATTGCCATCGTTCTCAAGGAACGGGAAGTGGATGTCTTTTTGAAAAAGACCGGCATCGAACCCAGCCTGGTCATCACGGACAGCAGTATTTTTACCAAAGCCGATGCCATGATCCCCAAGGATATCCCGCTGACCGGTTTCAGCGTGATGCTGGCCCGGTTTAAAGGAGATTTCGACGCCTATCTGGAAGGCACGCCGAAGATATCGGAGCTGAAAGACGGCGACAGGATTTTGCTTTTGGAGTCGTGCTCGCACCACACCTCCTGCGACGATATCGGCAGGGTGAAAATCCCCCGCTGGATTTCAAACTTTACGGGCAGAAATCTCCATTTCGAAATCGTCGCCGGCCTGGACGATATTCCAGGCACGATCCAGGACTATTCCCTGGTGGTGCAATGCGGCGGTTGCATGGTTACCCGCAGGCAACTGGTCAACCGTTTGCAGCCTGCCCGCAAAGCCGGCATTCCGGTTACCAATTACGGCATGGCCATCGCCTACGTGCAGGGCGTTTACGAGCGCGCGGTGGCCCCTTTTGTCAACCAGGAGGCCCTGGAGGCAACCTATTTATAA
- a CDS encoding acetate--CoA ligase alpha subunit produces the protein MTDTIEPLFSPASIAIVGATNRPNSVGQAVMRNLIQGEFQGVLYPVHPKLKSIYGVKAYPNLTAIPDSIDLAVIIVKPEVVPDLLDEAKGKGVKGAVIITAGFKEIGGQGAELEDQIKAIAARNNIRLVGPNCLGIINTNKDVRMNASFARLMPRPGNIGFISQSGALCTSVLDYAAGRKIGFSKFISFGNKADVSEIDLLRYLGDDPETKVICMYLEDLSAGQEFIRVASEISWNKGKPILAVKSGTSSEGAKAAASHTGSLVGSDSAYDAIFLQSGIQRVEGINELFHYAMAFSRQPLPKGRRIAIVTNAGGPGIMATDAAIRHGLKLAAFTDETTAALKASLPPTANIHNPVDVIGDATHERYESALKTVMQDPNVDGAIVLLTPQAMTDILETAQIVPNVAKQTDKPILCSFMGIVDVSEGVAHLESNGIPNYVFPEAASRTMAAMVRFGERLNIGNRVPAGYAVRRDEVSRLINAKLNGNLSCYLPEREATELLNCYGLPLLTSRLVSDSTQIAAAMEAMRAPVAMKIVSKDIVHKVDAGGVKLNITDADQAKQAFEEIVANGLRFKADARIDGVLMQEMAGKGVEVIIGCARDSKFGPIVMFGLGGTLVEALKDVTFRLAPMYIASAENMIRSIKTFNILQGVRGNPPSDIDAIRECILRVSTLVADHPEISELDINPLIVYPEGKGAVVADCRIMLASKQA, from the coding sequence ATGACAGACACCATCGAACCGCTCTTCAGTCCGGCATCCATTGCCATCGTCGGCGCCACCAACCGGCCCAACAGCGTGGGCCAGGCCGTGATGCGCAACCTGATTCAAGGCGAATTCCAGGGGGTGCTCTACCCGGTGCACCCCAAACTGAAATCCATATACGGCGTCAAGGCCTACCCGAACCTAACCGCCATTCCGGATTCGATCGACCTGGCCGTGATTATCGTGAAGCCGGAGGTCGTGCCGGATCTATTGGATGAGGCCAAGGGCAAAGGCGTCAAGGGCGCGGTGATCATCACCGCGGGGTTCAAGGAGATCGGCGGCCAGGGGGCCGAACTGGAGGATCAGATCAAGGCGATAGCCGCCCGCAACAACATCCGCCTGGTGGGCCCGAACTGCCTGGGAATCATCAATACCAACAAAGACGTTCGCATGAACGCCAGTTTCGCCCGCCTGATGCCAAGACCGGGCAACATCGGCTTCATCTCCCAGTCCGGGGCCCTGTGCACCTCGGTATTGGACTACGCCGCGGGCCGCAAGATCGGGTTCTCGAAATTCATCAGCTTTGGCAACAAGGCCGATGTCAGCGAAATCGATCTGCTGCGCTACCTGGGCGATGATCCCGAAACCAAGGTGATCTGCATGTACCTGGAGGATCTGTCCGCCGGCCAGGAGTTCATCCGCGTGGCCAGCGAGATTTCCTGGAACAAGGGCAAGCCCATCCTGGCCGTCAAATCCGGAACGTCGTCGGAAGGGGCCAAGGCCGCCGCCTCGCACACCGGTTCCCTGGTGGGTTCGGATTCGGCCTATGACGCCATTTTCCTGCAAAGCGGCATCCAGCGGGTGGAGGGCATCAACGAGTTGTTCCACTATGCCATGGCCTTTTCGCGCCAACCCCTGCCCAAGGGACGGCGCATCGCCATCGTGACCAACGCCGGCGGACCGGGCATCATGGCCACCGACGCCGCCATCCGCCACGGCCTCAAGCTGGCCGCCTTCACCGACGAAACCACCGCGGCGTTGAAGGCCAGCCTGCCGCCCACTGCCAATATCCACAACCCGGTGGACGTGATCGGAGACGCCACCCACGAGCGTTACGAAAGCGCCCTGAAAACCGTCATGCAGGACCCCAACGTGGACGGGGCCATCGTTTTGCTCACCCCCCAAGCCATGACCGACATCCTGGAAACGGCCCAGATCGTGCCCAATGTGGCCAAGCAGACGGACAAACCCATCCTCTGTTCGTTCATGGGCATCGTGGACGTGTCCGAAGGCGTGGCCCATCTGGAGTCGAACGGCATTCCCAACTACGTTTTCCCCGAGGCCGCCTCGCGCACCATGGCCGCCATGGTCCGTTTCGGGGAGCGTCTCAACATCGGCAACCGCGTTCCGGCTGGCTATGCCGTCCGGCGCGATGAAGTATCCCGGCTGATCAACGCAAAGCTGAACGGCAACCTGTCCTGCTATCTGCCCGAACGGGAGGCGACGGAGTTGTTGAACTGCTATGGACTGCCCCTGCTGACCAGCCGGCTGGTATCCGATTCCACGCAGATCGCCGCTGCCATGGAAGCCATGCGTGCGCCCGTGGCCATGAAAATCGTGTCCAAGGATATTGTTCACAAGGTGGATGCCGGCGGAGTGAAACTGAACATCACCGATGCCGACCAGGCCAAGCAGGCATTTGAGGAAATCGTGGCCAACGGGCTGCGGTTCAAAGCCGATGCCAGGATCGACGGGGTGCTGATGCAGGAGATGGCCGGCAAGGGCGTGGAGGTGATCATCGGCTGCGCCCGGGATTCCAAATTCGGGCCGATTGTCATGTTCGGCCTGGGCGGCACCCTCGTGGAAGCGCTCAAGGACGTTACCTTCCGCCTGGCACCCATGTACATCGCCAGCGCGGAAAACATGATCCGCTCCATTAAAACCTTTAACATTCTCCAGGGTGTGCGGGGCAATCCGCCGTCGGATATAGACGCCATCCGGGAGTGCATCCTGCGGGTGTCGACCCTGGTGGCCGATCATCCCGAGATCAGCGAACTGGACATCAACCCGCTGATCGTCTATCCCGAAGGCAAGGGCGCCGTGGTGGCCGACTGCCGGATCATGCTCGCGTCAAAGCAGGCCTGA
- a CDS encoding TetR/AcrR family transcriptional regulator, whose protein sequence is MTDTDRKAWEQQQRSDRIVDKAQAVFFENGYENTTLPAIADAAGYNKRTLYLYFKDKEELFLAVVLRGLIQLRATLAKAVDQAVSDDSGLQHMARAFFDFSVQSPEFLDLIMIYESRYFDYLNGDGSFAPDSYRAQCQQVSADMARMVTAAIEKGMEIGNIGKDLTPQQLMLLLWGQIFGVMKIFRMRRQHFREAFGIRPEVLFEHFVAMVERALKF, encoded by the coding sequence ATGACGGATACAGACCGCAAGGCTTGGGAACAGCAGCAGCGCAGCGATCGCATCGTCGACAAGGCCCAGGCCGTTTTCTTCGAGAACGGATACGAAAACACCACCCTGCCGGCCATCGCCGATGCCGCCGGCTACAACAAGCGCACCCTTTACCTGTACTTCAAGGACAAAGAGGAGCTTTTTCTGGCCGTTGTCCTGCGGGGATTGATCCAGTTGCGGGCGACGTTGGCCAAGGCTGTCGACCAGGCCGTTTCAGACGACAGCGGCCTGCAACATATGGCCCGGGCGTTTTTCGATTTCTCCGTTCAAAGCCCGGAATTTCTCGACCTGATCATGATCTACGAAAGCCGCTATTTCGATTACCTCAACGGCGACGGCTCCTTTGCGCCGGACAGCTACCGGGCGCAGTGCCAGCAGGTTTCCGCCGATATGGCCCGCATGGTCACGGCCGCCATTGAAAAGGGAATGGAAATCGGTAACATCGGAAAGGATCTGACCCCACAACAGCTCATGCTGCTTCTGTGGGGCCAGATTTTCGGGGTCATGAAAATTTTCAGGATGCGCCGGCAACATTTCCGCGAGGCGTTCGGCATCCGCCCCGAGGTACTGTTTGAACACTTTGTGGCCATGGTGGAGCGGGCCCTGAAATTTTAG
- a CDS encoding sulfite exporter TauE/SafE family protein: protein MDAPLALFTAFTILVAGCVRGYGGFGFSMITVAALSLVLPPERIVPMILMLEVGASLLLLPGAWSSVNWPALAWMLLGVGIGTPLGVWLLGNVSPACMKTAVAAIIFALAFILRKGVVVKRQPGRAQTVVTGTASGILNGAAAIGGPPAVLFFFSSPAGAAVSRASLIAYFLLTDILAAGTCLAAGLMTVNHARQALLMLVPMAIGLLAGQRMFHRTSETVFRKRVLLCLMGLSVLTLIKALWEMIS from the coding sequence ATGGACGCTCCGCTTGCACTTTTTACCGCCTTTACCATCCTGGTGGCCGGTTGCGTTCGCGGCTACGGCGGATTCGGCTTCTCCATGATCACGGTGGCGGCGCTGTCCCTGGTGTTGCCACCCGAACGTATCGTGCCGATGATCCTGATGCTGGAGGTGGGCGCCAGTCTGTTGCTTCTGCCCGGAGCCTGGTCTTCCGTAAACTGGCCGGCGCTTGCCTGGATGCTGCTCGGTGTCGGCATCGGAACGCCGCTGGGCGTCTGGCTGCTCGGCAATGTTTCTCCGGCTTGCATGAAAACGGCGGTGGCGGCGATCATTTTCGCCCTGGCTTTCATCCTTCGTAAAGGTGTTGTCGTCAAGCGCCAACCCGGACGGGCGCAAACCGTAGTTACCGGAACGGCTTCCGGGATTCTCAACGGCGCGGCGGCCATCGGCGGGCCGCCGGCCGTTCTCTTTTTTTTCTCTTCTCCGGCCGGAGCCGCCGTATCCAGGGCGTCGCTGATCGCCTATTTCCTTTTGACGGACATCCTGGCAGCCGGCACTTGCCTGGCCGCCGGATTGATGACCGTCAACCATGCCCGCCAGGCCCTGTTAATGCTCGTTCCCATGGCGATTGGACTGCTTGCTGGCCAGCGCATGTTTCACCGCACATCCGAAACGGTTTTCCGTAAGCGGGTCTTGCTTTGCCTGATGGGACTGTCTGTGCTGACGCTAATCAAGGCACTGTGGGAGATGATTTCGTAG